A single genomic interval of Oncorhynchus mykiss isolate Arlee chromosome 13, USDA_OmykA_1.1, whole genome shotgun sequence harbors:
- the LOC110538789 gene encoding neuronal pentraxin-2 produces the protein MLAFLVGLLYLVSGRTVRAQDATGSRFFCSAIPAGADPSCSFDPNGNRVQSTSPVEDELRNTILQLRENILQQKETIVSQQGTIKELNSKLARCEAAAEDSASRSRGQSSRRKDYSKNTMGDLPRDPTETIDQLGKTMQGLTGRLENLEQQQLRANTSAAGAGGNAVGPLPAELRELLKHRLGALEGQLLRKVAELEEEKSQLYNETAAHRQRTESTLTSLLERITELERSNNAFKSPEDFKVSLPLRTNYLYGRIKKSLPEMYAFTVCMWLKSSASPGIGTPFSYGVPGQANEIVLIEWGNNPIELLVNDKVAQLPLSVSDGRWHHICITWTTRDGFWEAYQDGERLGTGENLAPWHPIKPGGVIILGQEQDMVGGRFDATQAFVGELSQFNMWDRVLRPVDIMGMANCSSYMPGNIVPWIDTNVEVMGGASKAALEICEDRMFEP, from the exons ATGCTGGCTTTCTTAGTTGGACTTTTATACCTAGTGAGTGGACGCACGGTGCGCGCTCAGGATGCGACAGGTAGCCGCTTCTTCTGCTCCGCCATCCCGGCGGGCGCCGACCCTAGCTGCTCGTTCGACCCCAACGGTAACCGCGTGCAGAGCACCAGCCCCGTGGAGGACGAGCTACGGAACACCATCCTCCAACTCCGGGAGAACATCCTCCAGCAGAAGGAGACTATCGTGAGTCAGCAGGGCACTATCAAGGAGCTGAACTCCAAACTGGCGCGCTGCGAGGCGGCCGCGGAGGACTCTGCGAGCAGGTCCAGGGGCCAGAGCTCCAGGCGGAAGGACTACAGTAAGAACACaatgggagaccttcccagggaCCCCACGGAAACTATAGACCAGCTGGGAAAGACCATGCAGGGGCTCACGGGTCGGTTGGAGAATCTGGAG CAGCAGCAGTTGCGTGCCAACACGTCAGCAGCAGGTGCGGGTGGGAATGCAGTGGGGCCCCTACCGGCGGAGCTGCGCGAGCTGCTGAAGCACCGTTTGGGGGCCCTAGAGGGCCAGCTTCTGAGGAAGGTGGCCGagctggaggaagagaagagccAGCTGTACAACGAGACGGCTGCCCACCGTCAGCGTACCGAGAGCACCCTCACCTCACTGCTGGAGAGGatcacagagctggagagaa GTAACAACGCATTTAAGTCCCCAGAGGATTTCAAGGTGTCTCTCCCCCTGCGCACCAATTACCTATACGGACGCATCAAGAAGAGTCTCCCTGAGATGTATGCCTTCACAGTGTGCATGTGGCTGAAGTCCAGCGCCAGCCCTGGTATAGGAACCCCCTTCTCCTACGGGGTGCCAGGACAGGCCAATGAGATCGTGCTCATCGAGTGGGGCAACAACCCCATAGAGCTGTTGGTCAACGACAAA GTGGCCCAATTGCCCCTGTCGGTGAGCGATGGCCGCTGGCACCACATATGCATCACCTGGACGACGCGGGACGGCTTCTGGGAGGCGTACCAGGACGGGGAGAGGCTGGGCACCGGGGAGAACTTGGCCCCCTGGCATCCAATTAAACCTGGAGGGGTGATCATCCTGGGACAGGAACAG GACATGGTGGGGGGTCGTTTCGACGCCACCCAGGCCTTCGTTGGCGAGCTGAGCCAGTTCAACATGTGGGACCGGGTCCTCCGTCCTGTGGACATCATGGGAATGGCCAACTGCTCCTCCTACATGCCCGGGAACATTGTTCCCTGGATCGACACCAACGTCGAAGTCATGGGAGGAGCATCCAAGGCGGCGTTGGAGATCTGCGAGGACCGTATGTTCGAACCGTAA